Proteins encoded together in one Ictidomys tridecemlineatus isolate mIctTri1 chromosome 3, mIctTri1.hap1, whole genome shotgun sequence window:
- the Alas1 gene encoding 5-aminolevulinate synthase, non-specific, mitochondrial isoform X1, producing the protein METVVRRCPFLSRVPQAFLQKAGKSLLFYAQNCPKMMEVGSKPVPRAVSTSAVHCQQIKETPPASEKDKTAKAKVQQAPDRSQQTPNGTQLPPGHHSPAMSQGTASKCPFLAAQMSQTGSNVFCKASLELQEDVQEMHAVRKEVAQTSVNPNVINVKTDGEDPSELLKNFQDIMRKQRPERVSHLLQDNLPKSVSTFQYDRFFEKKIDEKKSDHTYRVFKTVNRKAHIFPMADDYSDSLITKKQVSVWCSNDYLGMSRHPRVCGAVVETLKQHGAGAGGTRNISGTSKFHVDLERELADLHGKDAALLFSSCFVANDSTLFTLAKMMPGCEIYSDSGNHASMIQGIRNSRVPKYIFRHNDVSHLRELLQRSDPSIPKIVAFETVHSMDGAVCPLEELCDVAHEFGAITFVDEVHAVGLYGARGGGIGDRDGVMPKMDIISGTLGKAFGCVGGYIASTSSLIDTVRSYAAGFIFTTSLPPMLLAGALESVRILKSAEGRALRRQHQRNVKLMRQMLMDAGLPVVHCPSHIIPVRVADAAKNTEVCDEMMSRHNIYVQAINYPTVPRGEELLRIAPTPHHTPQMMTYFLENLLATWKQVGLELKPHSSAECNFCRRPLHFEVMSEREKSYFSGMSKLVSAQA; encoded by the exons ATGGAAACTGTTGTTCGCCGATGCCCGTTCTTATCTCGAGTCCCTCAGGCCTTTCTGCAAAAGGCAGGAAAATCTCTGTTGTTTTATGCTCAAAACTGCCCCAAGATGATGGAAGTTGGGTCCAAGCCAGTCCCTCGGGCTGTATCCACTTCAGCAGTACACTGCCAACAGATCAAAGAAACCCCTCCAGCCAGTGAGA aAGACAAAACTGCCAAAGCCAAGGTCCAGCAGGCTCCTGACAGATCCCAGCAGACTCCAAATGGCACACAGCTTCCGCCTGGACACCACTCGCCTGCCATGAGCCAGGGCACTGCAAGCAAATGCCCTTTCCTGGCAGCACAAATGAGCCAGACGGGCAGCAACGTCTTCTGCAAAGCCAGTCTGGAGCTTCAGGAGGATGTGCAGGAAATGCATGCCGTGAGGAAAG AGGTTGCCCAAACCTCAGTGAACCCCAATGTGATCAATGTGAAGACTGATGGAGAGGATCCAAGTGAATTGCTTAAGAACTTCCAGGATATCATGCGAAAGCAAAGGCCGGAAAGAGTGTCTCACCTTCTTCAAGATAACTTGCCAAAAT ctgTTTCTACTTTTCAATATGATCGTTTCTTTGAGAAGAAAATTGATGAGAAAAAAAGTGACCACACCTACCGAGTTTTTAAAACTGTTAACCGGAAAGCACACATCTTCCCCATGGCAGATGACTATTCGGATTCCCTCATTACCAAAAAGCAGGTGTCGGTCTGGTGCAGTAATGACTACCTAGGGATGAGTCGTCACCCACGGGTGTGTGGGGCAGTTGT gGAGACTTTGAAACAACATGGTGCTGGAGCAGGTGGTACTAGGAATATTTCTGGAACTAGTAAATTTCATGTGGATCTGGAACGGGAGCTGGCTGACCTCCATGGGAAAGATGCAGCACTCTTGTTTTCCTCATGTTTTGTGGCCAATGACTCAACCCTCTTCACTCTGGCTAAGATGATGCCAG GTTGTGAGATATACTCTGATTCTGGGAACCATGCCTCCATGATCCAAGGGATTCGGAACAGCCGGGTGCCAAAGTATATCTTCCGCCACAATGATGTCAGCCATCTTAGAGAACTGCTGCAAAGATCTGACCCCTCAATCCCTAAGATTGTTGCATTTGAAACTGTTCATTCAATGGATG GGGCAGTGTGCCCACTGGAAGAGCTATGTGATGTAGCCCATGAGTTTGGAGCAATCACCTTTGTGGACGAGGTCCATGCAGTGGGGCTGTATGGGGCTCGAGGTGGAGGGATTGGTGATCGAGATGGAGTCATGCCAAAAATGGACATCATTTCTGGAACACTTG GCAAAGCCTTTGGCTGCGTTGGTGGGTATATTGCAAGCACCAGTTCTCTGATAGACACCGTACGGTCCTATGCGGCTGGCTTCATCTTCACTACTTCCCTGCCACCCATGCTGCTAGCTGGAGCCCTGGAGTCTGTGCGGATCCTGAAAAGTGCAGAGGGTCGGGCCCTTCGCCGCCAGCACCAGCGCAATGTTAAACTCATGAGGCAGATGCTAATGGATGCTGGCCTCCCGGTCGTCCACTGCCCCAGTCACATCATCCCTGTGCGG GTTGCCGATGCTGCTAAAAACACAGAAGTCTGTGATGAAATGATGAGCCGACATAACATCTATGTCCAAGCCATCAATTACCCCACAGTGCCACGCGGGGAGGAGCTCCTACGGATTGCTCCCACCCCTCACCACACACCACAGATGATGACCTACTTCCTTG
- the Alas1 gene encoding 5-aminolevulinate synthase, non-specific, mitochondrial isoform X2: protein MSQGTASKCPFLAAQMSQTGSNVFCKASLELQEDVQEMHAVRKEVAQTSVNPNVINVKTDGEDPSELLKNFQDIMRKQRPERVSHLLQDNLPKSVSTFQYDRFFEKKIDEKKSDHTYRVFKTVNRKAHIFPMADDYSDSLITKKQVSVWCSNDYLGMSRHPRVCGAVVETLKQHGAGAGGTRNISGTSKFHVDLERELADLHGKDAALLFSSCFVANDSTLFTLAKMMPGCEIYSDSGNHASMIQGIRNSRVPKYIFRHNDVSHLRELLQRSDPSIPKIVAFETVHSMDGAVCPLEELCDVAHEFGAITFVDEVHAVGLYGARGGGIGDRDGVMPKMDIISGTLGKAFGCVGGYIASTSSLIDTVRSYAAGFIFTTSLPPMLLAGALESVRILKSAEGRALRRQHQRNVKLMRQMLMDAGLPVVHCPSHIIPVRVADAAKNTEVCDEMMSRHNIYVQAINYPTVPRGEELLRIAPTPHHTPQMMTYFLENLLATWKQVGLELKPHSSAECNFCRRPLHFEVMSEREKSYFSGMSKLVSAQA, encoded by the exons ATGAGCCAGGGCACTGCAAGCAAATGCCCTTTCCTGGCAGCACAAATGAGCCAGACGGGCAGCAACGTCTTCTGCAAAGCCAGTCTGGAGCTTCAGGAGGATGTGCAGGAAATGCATGCCGTGAGGAAAG AGGTTGCCCAAACCTCAGTGAACCCCAATGTGATCAATGTGAAGACTGATGGAGAGGATCCAAGTGAATTGCTTAAGAACTTCCAGGATATCATGCGAAAGCAAAGGCCGGAAAGAGTGTCTCACCTTCTTCAAGATAACTTGCCAAAAT ctgTTTCTACTTTTCAATATGATCGTTTCTTTGAGAAGAAAATTGATGAGAAAAAAAGTGACCACACCTACCGAGTTTTTAAAACTGTTAACCGGAAAGCACACATCTTCCCCATGGCAGATGACTATTCGGATTCCCTCATTACCAAAAAGCAGGTGTCGGTCTGGTGCAGTAATGACTACCTAGGGATGAGTCGTCACCCACGGGTGTGTGGGGCAGTTGT gGAGACTTTGAAACAACATGGTGCTGGAGCAGGTGGTACTAGGAATATTTCTGGAACTAGTAAATTTCATGTGGATCTGGAACGGGAGCTGGCTGACCTCCATGGGAAAGATGCAGCACTCTTGTTTTCCTCATGTTTTGTGGCCAATGACTCAACCCTCTTCACTCTGGCTAAGATGATGCCAG GTTGTGAGATATACTCTGATTCTGGGAACCATGCCTCCATGATCCAAGGGATTCGGAACAGCCGGGTGCCAAAGTATATCTTCCGCCACAATGATGTCAGCCATCTTAGAGAACTGCTGCAAAGATCTGACCCCTCAATCCCTAAGATTGTTGCATTTGAAACTGTTCATTCAATGGATG GGGCAGTGTGCCCACTGGAAGAGCTATGTGATGTAGCCCATGAGTTTGGAGCAATCACCTTTGTGGACGAGGTCCATGCAGTGGGGCTGTATGGGGCTCGAGGTGGAGGGATTGGTGATCGAGATGGAGTCATGCCAAAAATGGACATCATTTCTGGAACACTTG GCAAAGCCTTTGGCTGCGTTGGTGGGTATATTGCAAGCACCAGTTCTCTGATAGACACCGTACGGTCCTATGCGGCTGGCTTCATCTTCACTACTTCCCTGCCACCCATGCTGCTAGCTGGAGCCCTGGAGTCTGTGCGGATCCTGAAAAGTGCAGAGGGTCGGGCCCTTCGCCGCCAGCACCAGCGCAATGTTAAACTCATGAGGCAGATGCTAATGGATGCTGGCCTCCCGGTCGTCCACTGCCCCAGTCACATCATCCCTGTGCGG GTTGCCGATGCTGCTAAAAACACAGAAGTCTGTGATGAAATGATGAGCCGACATAACATCTATGTCCAAGCCATCAATTACCCCACAGTGCCACGCGGGGAGGAGCTCCTACGGATTGCTCCCACCCCTCACCACACACCACAGATGATGACCTACTTCCTTG